The following are encoded together in the Bos mutus isolate GX-2022 chromosome 3, NWIPB_WYAK_1.1, whole genome shotgun sequence genome:
- the KTI12 gene encoding protein KTI12 homolog, with translation MPLVVFCGLPYSGKSRRVEELRAALAAEGRAVQVVDDAAVLGAEDATVYGDSAREKALRGALRAAVERLLSRQDVVILDSLNYIKGFRYELYCLARAARTPICLVYCVRPGSLSGGLRGAGAVDNPNRNVSVSWRPRAEEGGRPLAVGTHVLGEPQAVASLVNRRAQAEVPTESEKEIRAADLPALVASESEKSAEHVSGAFYPPELLEALALRFEAPDSRNRWDRPLFTLVGLEEPLPLAEIRAALFENRAPPPHQSTQSQPLASGSFLHQLDQVTSQVLAGLMEAQKSAVPGDLLKLPGTTEHLRFTRPLTMAELSRLRRQFISYTKMHTNNENLPQLANMFLQYLSQSLH, from the coding sequence ATGCCGCTCGTGGTGTTTTGCGGGCTGCCGTACAGCGGCAAGAGCCGGCGTGTGGAGGAACTCCGCGCGGCCCTAGCAGCTGAGGGCCGCGCGGTGCAGGTGGTGGACGATGCGGCGGTGCTGGGCGCGGAGGACGCAACAGTGTATGGCGATTCAGCCCGTGAGAAGGCCTTGCGTGGGGCCCTGCGAGCGGCTGTGGAGCGGCTCCTGAGTCGCCAGGACGTGGTCATCCTCGACTCGCTGAACTACATCAAGGGCTTCCGTTACGAGCTGTACTGCCTGGCGCGGGCGGCGCGCACTCCAATCTGCCTCGTCTACTGCGTGCGACCAGGCAGTCTGAGCGGGGGACTGCGGGGGGCAGGCGCCGTGGATAATCCGAACCGGAATGTCAGTGTGAGTTGGAGACCGCGagctgaggagggagggagacctCTGGCGGTGGGCACCCATGTTCTCGGGGAACCACAGGCAGTGGCCTCTCTAGTAAATAGGCGAGCCCAGGCAGAAGTACCTACGGAATCCGAGAAGGAAATCAGGGCGGCAGATTTGCCAGCTCTCGTGGCTTCGGAATCCGAGAAATCTGCAGAGCATGTGTCTGGTGCTTTTTACCCTCCCGAACTTTTGGAGGCCCTAGCGCTGCGCTTCGAAGCTCCCGACTCTCGGAACCGCTGGGACCGACCCCTGTTCACTTTGGTGGGCTTAGAGGAACCGTTGCCCCTGGCAGAGATCAGAGCTGCCCTGTTTGAGAACCGGGCTCCTCCACCCCATCAGTCTACACAGTCCCAGCCGCTTGCCTCCGGCAGCTTTCTGCACCAGTTGGACCAGGTCACCAGCCAGGTCCTGGCAGGACTGATGGAAGCGCAGAAGAGTGCAGTTCCCGGAGACTTGCTTAAGCTTCCTGGCACCACAGAACACCTGCGGTTTACCAGGCCTTTGACCATGGCAGAACTGAGTCGCCTCCGTCGTCAGTTTATTTCCTACACAAAAATGCATACCAACAATGAGAACCTGCCTCAACTGGCCAACATGTTTCTGCAGTATCTGAGCCAGAGCCTGCACTAA